The genome window GTGGTTATACCATGTAGTATGAAGACCCTCGCTGGCATAGCGTGTGGCTATTCGGAGAATCTCCTTCTAAGGGCTGCCGATGTCACCATTAAAGAAGGTAGGCCCTTAATACTCGTTACTCGGGAGAGCCCTCTGAGCCCGATCCATCTGGAGAATATGCTAAAGTTGGCAAGGATCGGTGTTTACATCTTGCCAGCCTCACCATCTTTCTATGGAAGGCCAAAAACGATTCAGGATCTTGTTAACACCGTTGTAGGAAGGGTCCTCGATATCCTGAAGGTCGAACATAAAGTCTATAAGAGATGGGGCGAAGAGTATGAGTTCGATTGATGCATCGCTACAAATACTAATCAAATTTTAATCGAATTCGATTAAGCTGGTTTTAGTTTTATGAAAGGTGCTTAAGGTTAGATAAGTAACCTAAGTACGTTCCATCGAGAAGGTATAACTCAGATTTTTCTATATCGATCGCGCTCGATCTAAATATGGGTCCAAGATACCTCGTATCCGCTTCTCTATTCACAGCCATACCCTTCAGTAGGGGGTTGAAGGTGGGCATGACTACGATGCGAGAGTTTTTTGGTGTAATTCTAAACGATCTTTTAAAGAAGTCGATAGGATCCCCTTTCACCTTTAACCTCTTCGATTTAAGGAAATATGCTATAATCTTCGACCTATCCCATCTTGTAACGAGCCAGACCGGCTCGATCAATCGAAGCCCAGAGTCCTCGACCATCTCTACCACAAAGTGGTGATGGCCCATAATCAGGATATCGGCACCGAAGGCTTCTGGATACGGCCATGAATGACCGTGGATGAGATAAACCGCTCTTTTACCGCTCTTCAACATTAAGCCTTTTGGAGTATGGAGATTCACCTTGGAAGGGAGTAGTGTCTTTAAACCACCGTCATGATTCCCGGGAATTATATCGATTTTATCTATACATGTTAACAATCTTTCGAAGAAGTTGGGCAGATCGCCCCATTCATGAGGTAAAATCTTACCCATTCCATGCTTAACATCTCCTAGTATGATCAATCTATTCGGTTCTTGAGCA of Nitrososphaerales archaeon contains these proteins:
- a CDS encoding UbiX family flavin prenyltransferase, producing MQIIVGMCGASGIIYGLRFLEVSKEIGIRTHLVLTEGCKRLIGLETEYSIEDIKSLASVTYEIDDMFAPIASGSFKTDGMVVIPCSMKTLAGIACGYSENLLLRAADVTIKEGRPLILVTRESPLSPIHLENMLKLARIGVYILPASPSFYGRPKTIQDLVNTVVGRVLDILKVEHKVYKRWGEEYEFD
- a CDS encoding metallophosphoesterase, with the translated sequence MLNIVQNEPALILKTNVEKILLISDLHLGFERELYTHGFNIPSQIEKIYDKLKKILDAQEPNRLIILGDVKHGMGKILPHEWGDLPNFFERLLTCIDKIDIIPGNHDGGLKTLLPSKVNLHTPKGLMLKSGKRAVYLIHGHSWPYPEAFGADILIMGHHHFVVEMVEDSGLRLIEPVWLVTRWDRSKIIAYFLKSKRLKVKGDPIDFFKRSFRITPKNSRIVVMPTFNPLLKGMAVNREADTRYLGPIFRSSAIDIEKSELYLLDGTYLGYLSNLKHLS